Within the Rosa rugosa chromosome 2, drRosRugo1.1, whole genome shotgun sequence genome, the region TGTTATGGGAAAGATGAACCCATGAACTAAAATCTCATAATGCTCAAGGCTCTATGCGGATgcagttattattattattattattttttggttaGCGGATgcagttattattattattattattttttggttaACGGATGCAGTTATTTTTAGGCAAAGATATTTATGTGAAATGTGACAGTAGGGCTAAATTTGTTAAAAGACTGCAAAATGTACTAAATGCAATGAGTCATCTGAATTTCATTATTGACTGTAATAGGAAACGTATATACAGAGGAGAAAACCTTGctaaagaaaaagacaaaacaGCGAAAGCTAATCCTGCTGCAATTACTAATTACAGATTTTCTGCATAATTGATCATTATTTGCTTAAAACTTACCCCAATGGTACATAAAAACAATTTGAATATGGGGACATGTTGAGAGGCGTTATGGGGGCTAACTATGATTTGGCAGAATAAGCCACACTGTTAGCTAGCTATAAGCCAGATCACAGCTCACTAGCAGAATTTTTGAGTTTCTTTCCTTAATAATTATAGGCGGTGATTTTTTCAAACATTTGTATTTATTGAATTTTAAAATGATTACACGAGTCAAAACAGCTTACATCTCAACTAAATATTCATGCTAAAGCTTATCTCTAAATACATTTTGTCATTCAGATTTTGTATTGATTGTACtcataatgactcattaattgcgaattagaaaaaaaaaaaaaactatttgatagaaaataatatatatatatatgttataaaattttatttgaataaaaaaggaaaattgtttttaaagaaataaaaaataaataaagatacCCGCCCATTTAAGGGCCATCACCTTCTCCCTCAGCTTTCCCCTCTCCCCTCCACTTGACATCAATGGAacccaattcttcttcttcatctccattCCACCaatctagggttagggttagggttagggttcccttcctcttcttcttgttcatcttcatcttcatcttcatcaccatCACTACACCATCAGCCCATGCAACTCCCTCCAATTTTCACTCCTTATACACCCAACACTGCAACGACGTCGTTCCAAACTCCCACCCCTTCCCCTCAAAACCGCTCCTCCACGACATCGGCACCGGTTACTTCACCGGCGGCGGCAGGCTTTTCACTCAAACCCACAACACAACCGCCTTGAATTTCCGGAAAGGCGTCAGCTTTCATGTCCAACATGGCGGCCCAGTCGTCAGAGGGAGCTTGGCTCTTAAAGTTGAATCTGCTCCGGTGATCTCACGGCTCAATGGGTACTATTCAGATTCCGGTGACAAGCTCTGTATGGTTGGTACTGTTTCTCACATCAGTTCCGAGTCTCTGGTTGTTCTGAAGCTTAATTATCCCAAAAATACTAGTATTTTCGATATTTTAGTGACCGGGACTTTGGAGAGTGTTTCTGATGAGATAGATTTTGAACCCATTTCGATACTGGGGTTATCTCGGAAATCTGGTTATCAGCCCACATTCATTGGGAATGGTCGTCTGAATGGCTCTTTGGTTGGTTATGATAGAGGGGAGCGTTTAGGTATGGATAGTTTAGCTCTAGAGAAATTTGGTCGTTCGAGCCGCAGTGTATGTAGCGTTGTTGGTGGTTTTGGTTTTAGAGTAGAAAGATATGAATTGGAATATGAGAGTGGTAATGGCAATCCTCTTGGTGGAGATGTTGGATATGTACCTAAGTTCTTTGTTTTTCGTAGGACTCGGTGTGAAGATGGGAAGATGCAGCTGTTGTTGGGGTTTCCCAACTCGAGTTTTCATGGACGGGGTAGTACTTTTCCCTTTGAACCTAGGACAAGTTTGATTGCTGAAGGGGAATGGATTGAGAAGGAGAATCGTGTGTTAGCTGTTGCGTGCCGGATTTTGAATTTTACGGAGTCATTGACTAATGCTTTTGTGGGAGATTGTTCGACTAGACTCAGCTTTAGGTTACCTGCACGGGTGTCTTTAAGAAATAGGTCTAGTATTGTGGGGCAAATTTGGAGCAACAGAACGGTGAATGACTCTGGTTACTTTGGTAAAATTGGGTTTCACAGAGTGTCGGAGCAGTTGATGAAATTCTTACCAGGTTACAAATACGAATTCACTGAGTATGACACGGTGAGGAAAACTTGTGATGAAAAGAAGACCAATgaaggaaaaggaaagaaatacCCTGATGAGCATTTGTTGGAAATGAGACTTCAAATGGCAGTGAGAAACAGTACAGGGCAAACTGAATGGGTTCATGTATCCCCATTGTTTGTGGATGGTGATCGAAGTCATGCTGGGCTTTGGGATAAACAGCTGAAGAAAAGCCATAGTAGTGTGGTGAATATGAGCTATGATTTAACCTTCAGTTTCGTACATGGATATAATTTCTTTGATTATGGTACCTCAGTTTCAACAAAAGTATATGCTGAAGGAATATATGATAGGGATAATGGTAATCTATGCATGATAGCATGTAGGCATGTATTGTCAAAAGATCAAGAATTGATGGAAAAGGATATGCTAGACTGTGCTATCAAAATTAATCTCCAGTTTTCTCCATTGGATGCCAAGAATCGTAGAATTGTCAATGGGACTATTGAAAGCACAAGGAGAAAGTCAGACCCTCTTTATTTTGAGCCTATGGAGTTATTATACTCGGGTTCCATTACCGAAAGGCAAGCTGCAAAGTCCATTTCAAGAATGGACTTGGAGAATGTTATGGTTCTAATTTCCAACATCCTTGCATGTGTCTTTGTTGGCTGGCAGCTCTATTATGTGAAGAAACACCCAGATGTACTCCCATTCATCTCCATTGTGATGCTTGTTGTTCTCATTCTGGGGTACACGATTCCTCTTCTGTCCAACTTTGAAGCAATGTTTATGCGAAATGGTAACAACTGGC harbors:
- the LOC133731368 gene encoding uncharacterized protein LOC133731368; its protein translation is MVGTVSHISSESLVVLKLNYPKNTSIFDILVTGTLESVSDEIDFEPISILGLSRKSGYQPTFIGNGRLNGSLVGYDRGERLGMDSLALEKFGRSSRSVCSVVGGFGFRVERYELEYESGNGNPLGGDVGYVPKFFVFRRTRCEDGKMQLLLGFPNSSFHGRGSTFPFEPRTSLIAEGEWIEKENRVLAVACRILNFTESLTNAFVGDCSTRLSFRLPARVSLRNRSSIVGQIWSNRTVNDSGYFGKIGFHRVSEQLMKFLPGYKYEFTEYDTVRKTCDEKKTNEGKGKKYPDEHLLEMRLQMAVRNSTGQTEWVHVSPLFVDGDRSHAGLWDKQLKKSHSSVVNMSYDLTFSFVHGYNFFDYGTSVSTKVYAEGIYDRDNGNLCMIACRHVLSKDQELMEKDMLDCAIKINLQFSPLDAKNRRIVNGTIESTRRKSDPLYFEPMELLYSGSITERQAAKSISRMDLENVMVLISNILACVFVGWQLYYVKKHPDVLPFISIVMLVVLILGYTIPLLSNFEAMFMRNGNNWQDKFLGSGEWHKVNEVIVSVMMLVVFLLQLRLLQLTWCSRQGNGSQKCLRDSERKVLFTTLPLYIAGALISCFDHQWIHTHHTSYIPLRIHLPLHLVRQRHNLWDDLKPYSGFVLDGFLLPQILFNLFFNSGEKALTCAFYFGTTIIRLLPHAYDLYRAHTFPRLPALYFFYANPASDFFSTAWNIIIPCCGLLFVTIVFLQQRLGGRCILPIKFRQTSCVYEKVSVISNA